A window of Zalophus californianus isolate mZalCal1 chromosome 12, mZalCal1.pri.v2, whole genome shotgun sequence genomic DNA:
CAGAAGGACTCTTGCTGTAAGGACTTTAAGGACAGAAACATCATTCTGCGAACATACTCAGACCCACGTGCCACTTACAGGAAACCGGTATGACCAGCCATCACATTCAAAGTGGCCACATGAAGGAAGAACTCTGAGAAAGAGGCACAGAGGACCCGTCAAATCTGAAAAACTGTCACAGGGTAATGAATTTTCCCCAAAGCTTTCAGGATCTGCACTAATGTGGCAACTCACATCGCGAGCATCACCTAACAACCGCAGAGACAGAGACTGCCGAATGTTTATGGCCAGAcgcaaagaagaaaatgcaaagtgTCCTGCTCCACCGCAGGAGTGGCGTTCTGCTACATCTTGGGGAGACTGCAGGGGAGCAAATACTCCATGGACACGGATGGAGGCAGAGGTTTGCCCCTGCTTCCTCCCATGAGACCCAGGTCTGTGGCCAGGAGCCGATTCACGCAATTTATGTCTCAGCCTAAATCAAAGACATCACcccaaaggaaaggagagaccGGACACAAATCCTATCAATATGGTTTATTAAATGAACAGTTCAATGTACGAAGACAGCTTACTTCTTTTCCAACAGTCAGGTTAGAAGTTGGTAACTCCTGTTCCTTCAGGGAGACCTCATTCGTGTTCTTTCggacacaaaacaaatcttagaaAGCCTGGCGCACCTGCCCTCAGGACAGGTCGAGAGACCCAGACAGTGGATCTGTGGAAATATATGCTTCCGGGAGCAGATGTGCAGTCTCTGAATTCCTGTCGCCTTTCGTgcaggctgaggaggagggaagggaggccagCACCCGAGGGAAAGTTACATTCAAGTTGGTAAATCGGGGGCGTCACCAAGGGAGAGCGTGGCTGCGCCCAGCCGGCGTGGGAAGCACAGAGCAGAGTGGAGGATGAACTTGATGGGAAGCCACGGTTCTCAGGCTGCCTCCCGGCTTCTCAACCTTTAGCTCAGTGGCTCAGGGGCTCCAGGCGAGTTGCTTGCTTAATTTCCACCTGCTCCTCCGTCTCCTCACCTGAGAATGGGGCACCCATCCCATGGGACCGTTGTGAGAACTGATGGGAGTCAAAACACATCTGGAAGAGTCTAGAACACTGTCGAACACAGAGTAAGCTCTTCACACATTTGCTAGGATCGCTATCTGGAGAGCTTCAAGATttggaacaaaagagaaaaagaacccaCTTTCAGCTGGGGATGGTGTGCAACCTGTGTTTGATGAATTCTGAAGGCTACTTTGAGCCTGAGGGGGCCATGAAAACAGGCGTGGCAGACTGCAGACAGCCGGGGTAATAATGCCCCTAACAGCTCCCAGGGTGCCCCCTGCAGCGGGTAATCTAAAAATCGCAGGCTTGTGAATGCCACTCCTACAAAAGCAGGATGTACACAGTGACAAAAGATTAATGAGCTTGCCGGGGTCTCCAGGACGGCAGGCCAGCATTGAGCGGCGAGCGTCACGGGCACTGCATCTCAGATTGCAGTCATGACAGCTTCAATTCACTTACTCACGCATGCTTACTAAAGGTCACTGTCCTATCGCTGGTGATTTTCACCCTCTGGGAGCTTATAGTCAAAATAATGTCGAATAGAAGACGTATTTGCATCCTTTAAAAAAGGTAGTCCATCAGTCAGGAGCATTTAATATGTGGCCTCTGTTTGCCACGGGTTTTACCAGATGCCTCAAAATGTTACACAGGCGGAGAGAATTTGCTTCTACGTTCGGAACAAAGGAGGATCAGCATCAGAGAGTGAGACCGTCAGGGGATCGTGGCGTGACAAATACAGTTTTGTAAACACACATAAAATCATGCACTGAATCCTGTTTTGTCAGAATTCAATTCTGACaaatttccatctttacattTTCCGTGCTATCACTGACCTATGTATGAATTTAAGGACACCACAATAACAACGTCAATAGTTACCATAATTTCAGGAAGGTATTACTACCCAAATGTATTCTGAGCACTCTGGAAGCACAGGGTgtcttatttcctgtttttttttttataggaaaaaatacatttgttaatAAAATTAGTTGACCTGCATATAAGCATATCATCATGCACACATTATTAAAAGGATGAATTATTACCTATGTTTCTGATGCTTCttgtaaaaaaaaggaaaagtattatGGGAATTGTGTCTTTGAAAGAATTGTGATGAATCTAAACTCACATGAAAGACACTGACAACGTTCTGTGACCGGGGAAAGGAAGGTTCTCAGTGATAATCATCGGGGTATGGCAAGAAAAGAGTCGTGGATGTAAATCCAGGGGAACAGAAATTAATTATACCCCCCCACCAAAATGTCGGATAACATAAAGACAGAATCTATAACCAATATGTAACATGACAGAAACCAAAAGCACACAAGAAAAATTACCTACATCTTTCTTCCTAGCCGAGCACTCTGATTTCACTGATATTCCACCAGGGAATTAGGGAaaagaaggtttttgttttgttcggtTTTCTTGGTGAGTGGCCTAGAGTCTTAAGAATTTTTGTATAATCTCGATAgctccacaggaaaaaaaaaatccctcagcaACTAATGAACACTGCTATTCTCGTATAATTCAGATTTACACCAAGTCCAATATGACTGTGCTGATTCTGGTGTTCCactaaaggtaaaaaataaaattacttttagaCCATTTGCATCATTCTATACTTTTCAATAGATTAAACCTGGCATTATTACAGCCCAAGATGTGCTTTTCATTTTCGAGTGAGTAATGtagctcccctccctccccactgcccctcacttcttttcttccttctttgcttttctcctttcttccttaaaGAAGACACACCTCTTTAAAGCACGAAACATATTATTGAGACTTTGGCCATCACCGCTCTCAGGTGGGGCTGCAATTGTACATCATTAAAGCACCTGCcattgcggggggcggggggggggtcacatGTTCCCAGACAAGGGCAGCCatcaaccccccccccaacactgaCAAGGAAGTCCTGCTGTGAGGTGCTTCAGGAACAATCAGTCCCTGCCTGAGCATGAGGAGAAACCCAGGCCTTCTGTCTAGAGAGCTAAGGTCCCTTATCCTGGTTGGAATGATGTCCTGATTTTCTTTACACAAAGAATAtgtgccagggcgcctgggtggctcagtcgttgggcgtctgctttcggcttgggtcatggtcccagggtcctgggatcaggccctgcatcgggctccctgctccgcgggaagcctgcttctccctctcccactccccctgcttgtgttccctctttcactgtgtctctccctgtcaaataaataaataacatctttaaaaaaaaaacaaaaaacaaacaaagaatatGTGCCTTCTTGGGAGATGCCACGAAAAGAGGTATGCTTTCAAATCACCTCAGTCTTGTGGTTCCCCCAGATCATCTcaacagagaggaagagagaagttgGCAGATCTCAGCATATGAATAGCAAACAACAAATTAATAACCATGTACTTTAATCTTCAGCATTCATAATTGCACAAAGTACCACTGATCACTTAAATAATACATGTCAGTTAATCCAATGAAGAAACTAGCAAAGTAGAATGTTTGAAGCAATAACTTGAGCATGTTAAAACCTGTCTGCGAGTGGACATTTAACACATAAAGAGCAGAATCAGAACAGGTCTTTGAGGAGCAGTGATTTAAAATCCTTACCAACAGGCAAAGCACTATGGagaaacacacataaatatattcaaCCTGCCAGATGTCTCAGCTAAATGCACAGCGATTCCAAGAGGTTTGGCTACAGTgactttccatatatatatatatatatatatatatatatacacagtagGTTCTAACACTCTAGGGGTGTTTGGTGATCGGAATGCAGAGTAGGAACAAAGGGGGACTACGATTACTTTCAAAGTAGAATCGAGTGGGGAAATCGAAACTCCTGACTAGTCAACTTTAAAATGGCATAAACAGAACTTTGTtacagagagagatttttttttcccttgaaaatgtATATGTGTCATAAATGGCTGAAAATCTTGTCCATGCTAGGGGAAAGTTGAGTGTggaaaaatttgcattttttaaaatctacactgtaaagaaaataaaaagccagagCATTCTGGCATTAGCAAAAGGCTGAACTAAGTTCTCAGGCAATAAATTTATGGGGAAACATGACAGGCTCCTCATTAAAGCTATGTGTACATTGGCTGCATTTTATACAAGATTCTTGAATCTTGTGGAAAATTGGGCACGGCTTGACATCTGAACAATGTCCCTGGTTTGTTTGATTTCTAAAGCATCGGAATATGTTGCACTTTGGAAATCAAGTAGAGAAGAATAAACACACTAAAACAGAACTGGGCTGAATCTGAAAGTTATTTTTCCATATGTCTCTATGAGATATTTATTACCTTTCTCTTACAAACacagccgccccctccccccccccactagaAATACTGcggtactttttcttttctctttttttttttggtggcgaGAAAATAGTCCCGGTAAGGCAAATCTTACCCGGCAGCAGGAACCACCTAAGGATAGGCAATTTTCAGTTGGCTTTTCAGAAGCTGGTTGCCATGACAAAGAGCACAATTTATTCCTTGGTCCCTTATCACAGCTACAGATCACAGACCATAAAAATTAACAAggctctctccctttgcctgatGATTTCGGAGTCCCTCATCCTTACCTGAGGTCTTTTGTTCCCCCAATTAAATGGAATGAATGTCAGTCACCTAGCAATTCAGTTAATGCTGATTCAAAATTCTGGCCCAAACCAGAATCTATAATCACAACCTCCTAATCACAGCTCAGTCATGAGAATGAAAAGTAAGCAGGAAATTGCACTAATTACTCAATTAGactaatactgtatttttaagcTAGGGCTTAAAGGGGCTGTCAGCCCTGACAAAGGACAGCGGAGCTGTCCTCACCTTGTGTGCCTGAGGTTGCCCAATTGAAGCTGCTTTTTCAAGTGGCCATAATTTCTATCCATCTAAGATGGACTGGCCCGAGCTGGGGAGTGGAAACTTATGAAGGAGAAACCGACCACCAATGGGGAGGCCGGTCGGGGTGGGCAGCGGGGGTGCGTCAGTGGCCCTTAACACAGGCCCCTACGGTGGCCAGGGCTTCTCTGCGAGGAGCCCTCAGGCCCCGGGGTGAAGGCAGCTGAGCGCACATCGTCACGGGGCTGGTTCCAGGAAAACATCCGGTGAGGAGGAACACTCAGGGAGCGCGAGGGTGGCTCTACCAAACCTTAAAACTGAGCACAGCTTCAGGTGCCAGCCTCCCAACTCCTGACGGAGCCTGCGGCGGGCGCTGGGCAGACAGCTCCTCGGCCAGTGGGCCCACGCCTGGGGGTGGCTGAGGGGTAAGAAGCATCCACCCCCCACTCCCGAGACGGCTGCTGCAGAGCCCACCTGGAGAACCTTAATGAAATCAAGACCAGTGAGTGAAAAGGAAGTGGCTGGGAAGAACATACCAGATGGGGCTGAAGAATTTACAAAACGATGCAGGATATGACCCAATACAAGCTGGaccttatttgaaagaaaaaggggCCTCAAAAATTAGACTCTTTTTTCCTACTCAGTTTCAGAAACTGAAATATTCTGTAAACAATAGGGAGGACACTAGAGCCTGTCACGCCTCTGGTTTttgtaaccccccccccccacccgcctgcCCCGCCAGCTGGATGCAGGCGAGGAGCGGACCCCAGGCGGAGGGAAGAGGGCCTGTCACACATGGCAGGGTCTTTCCTCTGCAGCAGTTTCTGAAAATGACCAACTTGGGAACTGCTCAGGGGTTCCGAAAGGAGAAAAAGTATTTATTCGACTAAGACGGACAAAGTTTTTACTTCCAGGGTTTGCCTTGCAGGTGGCTGCTGCTGAGTGAGCGGGGGTTTGGGGGGCCAGCAGGGCCCCCGGCGGGCAGGTTCTGACTGCCGCGGGCGCCTGGAACCTTGGAGTCTCTTCCAGCGGCGTTCGCTTGGCTCAGCCGGCCTGAAGGGAGCGAGAAAGCAGGGAGCAGAGCTGTAAGAATAACTCCGGGCGCCATCTGCCAAGTATACTTTTAAGTTAATGAAGTCTTAGGGTACAACCACTTTTAAGCTAATGAAGTCCTATTCATTGTCTACTTTAGGCTAAAACCTACTCTTCATCCTTGAGATCAACTTgaagatggggaaggggcagggacgAAAGGAAGCCCAGTgaccttttgttttcttcctttccgtTATCCCCAACCAACCTAGCCTGGCCTTCAGTCCTTCTTGGGAGAAATGGGTACAGGAGGGAttaggggaaagagaagagaaagtagtGTGCTCAAGGGAAGGTTGAGCAAGGTTTCAAGGTGCCCAGAAGCCACAGAGGGAAACAAAACACATCGGAGAGGGAATCCTAGCGCCTCAGCTGAGCCCCTCCACTCCGCCTGAAATACACGTTATCTGACTGATaaatcctttctccttctctgtctatATGCAATGTCTAATTCTTCCCACAACCTGGGATCAGCACCCCTTGCCCCCCGCTTCCCCACACAGCACCCTTACACTCCCCATCCCCTACAGATATTTTAAGACTCTGAATATAAGAGATCACACTTTTCACACAATGAGGTCATTTTCAAAGCTCTACAGAAAACATGATCTCTAAAGGTCAAAGTAGCTTACTGGGATTGTCCGCAGGACCCTGATCCTCTTCCAGGTAATATTCTATCTTTTTTAAGTCTTCTGGGGTAAACCTCCATTTATTCTCAGCTGGTGGGGGCGGCACTTTGGGGCTGGATCGCTTCCGGGCAGAGCCAGGAGGAAGGGCCTGCTGGCAAGATGCTGGCAGGGAACCCGTAATCAGTCCTTCTGGGAATTTCTGAGCTAAGACTTTTAGACCTAGGTGTGGAAGAGCATCAGAAAAAGCAGCGTTAACATGGTGAGGCGACGGCAAGACCTGGAAAGGTGGCTGCATGTCTCCTAATCTGGCCTTCCAGTCTGAGCCAACACAAGGACATGACATCTTAATTGCTTCACCATGAagcaaattataccagaaaaTGTCGGTGGTTAGGCGGGGGATTCTGAGAATTCCACCAGAAATCCTTTTGCTCCAGTCTTCAGCAGTAAGGCTTTCTCACAGAGCCTGAAAGCAACAGCGTTAtttcaggaattaaaaacaaGTGCTGACGGAGCTAACGGAAGTTTCACAGAACTCCTGACCCCTTGCAGCCAGCatggttctctctccttcttccaggATTCTAAATTCTGAACGTGGACAGGAAAAGGGTGATAGGGGAGGGGCTGAAGGGTTGTGAGTCCCAGAGAGCTGTGTTTTCAGTCCCAAGCAGAGGCAGCCCACTCACCTCCGGAAAGCATGAAGAGGTTCTCAAAGCCCCGCTCGCACATGGTGGTGGCCGCCTGGCTGGCCAGCCTCTCGTCATCGTCGTACAGAATGATGACCTTGCCGTGGGCATTTTTCTAAGAGTCACAGGAGTTAAGGTTCGCCCGCACTGGAACTACTGAGAAACTCCCAGGGAACAAGGAACGGTCTAGGTTCACCTTCCTGAgctggtattcttttttttttttaataaatgaatatcaCTGTGGTCCAAGACAGCACTAGCTCCACACCTTATACCCTTTAGCTCTTTTATCCTCATGGCCCTGAAAGGTCTGACaatctccatttcacaggtgaggacaTAGGAAACCTCTCTGTCCCATGTGTCCACTGCAGTCTTATTTATGATAGTAAAAAAATGGAGACCCACCTAAAGGCCCATTAGAGAGGAAGAGTTTTTAGTAAATCACAGTATAGTATATAGTAAGATGAGATAATGCACTGCATCAAAAATGGAATTTACAAAGAGCTTGTGTTAGCATGGAGAAATACACTGTACTATGAACTGAGGGCAAgttaaaatactaaattatatCTACAGTATGATTTCTACtttgttaaaaaagaatacagagaagacaattggaaataaaatatgcaaaaaacaTAATCAGAGTCATTCAATTGTATGATTATcaatcttttttacatttttcagtgcttaaattatttcctatttgtgtaatttttatgagccaaaaaagaaagattttaagatggaaaaaatttaaaacagaaagaaaaaatttactcTTAGATTTCACTTGGGCAAGCTTTCTGGCGGGGAGAAAGGTCTTAGGACTAACTCTCAACAGATCACAGCCTTTAACCTAATGTTTTTTGGCCCACTGCAGGATGGCTTGGAAGCATCTGCCAAGATGGTCAGGATACTCAGCAACAGCGAAGAATCCAAATTCTAAAATATGCTAAGTAAGCTAATTAATATCAAAGGTCCTTACAGAGGTTTTTTCCCTAGGAGCATGATTCATGATAAGTTTGACTCTTACAGTCCTCAAACCACCCAACTCCTTAAAATGCAACAAAGGATACATATTCAAGAATGTCATTTGAATAAGGGTTCATCGTTCTAGACAGAGTTGCAATTGGGTAACTATAAgctgcaaagagaagaaaaagcttAAGAAGTTTGTGGCTCTCAGTACAACTTGGCCCCAAATTCCCGGCTGGCTTAAAGTCTAAAAGCTCAAAGAACCATATTTGCAAAATCAACGAGCCATAAACCTAAATACTTttttgagagaagagaaacaggtcACTATGAACACAACAGGAAGTTTCATGTCACCATTTCGGACATTTAGCCCCGGGTCCCAGAGCCATCCGAGATTGTCACCAGCCTCTCTCAGAGCATTATGGCAGAGCCAACTTCCAGATTCCCATGATGGATCCAGTTAACAAAAAATTTCCTTAACTGCTGACCCTCGGGTGCGGCTCAAGCCTGCCTAGACTCCGGAACGGGCTCTGTTCTTGGGAGTGAGACACGAAAACGCCTTCACTCTCTTACCTCCAATAATGTGGCACTGCTGGTAAGAATCTCTGTCTCGCACATCTAGTAGCAGGAAGGGGCAGTCGGGATAAGGTTTGTCTTTGGTGTTGGACTCTGCTTTCTTCACTAGCCCTTTGTCTAGATCCAGTTCCCCAACACCACTGATGACGCTGCAAGTGAAAAGTAGGTCGGCAGAAACTAGTCAGGGGTGAATGGCTTCAAGGTCAAATGCGTTTCTTCAGAATAGCCAGAGAGGGCTCAGTGTCTTTTCAAAGGGCacttcaaagaaaaaggaaaatggacaTGATGTCTCAGTTCTGCCTCTGAATGCACGACCGTATGGATTCCCATTCTATCACACTGGACCCTGAGGAAGGGACCCAACGTGTCCACCCATACTCAGCTTCAGAGAATGCATGTTAGGTCATTAGCATGGCTGAGGGGGCAGAAATCGTAGGGCACGTTGCTGCCTCCAGCAACAAGGGCAGCgttcagagaaagaaaggggccAACAGTTAATCTAAGGGAACTGTAAGAAGCGTAAGAAAGCAgaccaaaatgggaaagaataCGGTTGGTAGGACAGGAAAAATGAAGGCTTTCTATGTACATTAGATGTAACATAAACCAACATCGATTGAATGTATCTCATCTCCTTACACAGCGACCTATCCAATAGGTATTTTGAATCTTAATGTTTTCAAGAGCTATCTGTGCTTACTCCCAGTTTATAGGTGACAGTGTTGAGGTTGAAGAGGCTTTTAGATTTGGTGGCATTCAAATAATGAGACAGAGGAAACACTAGGATTAAATGAATGAGCTTGCTATTGACAGTTCTGTTTCTAAGGTCATAAAACTGGTCTCCATATTAAGATTACAGACAAAATGTGGTAAAAAATATGAATCAAAGTCTTAAGAGGAATGGCTGTTAGGAACAAAATGGCGAGGGGTGAAATATCTGTAGTGGAATGTAAGAGGACACCTTTCGCAGGCGACTATGAAGACGTGTGTGCCGGACCACACACTAGTATGGCCTAATGGCTCCTCTCCCAGCGTGGCAAATCAAATCCTGCACTTAGACCCGATAAATGCTGTAACTAGATGCCACAGAGGGCAtaggagaagaagaaaatctaTTTCCTATGAAACTGCATCCTCAATGGAAGTCTTATTGGTCTGTGTCGCTAATTCCAATTTTAGAGCTCTTGCTGAAAGTAgttataaaaaaaacaagagtagtactgggggcgcctgggtggctcagtcggttaagcgtctgccttccgctcaggtcatggtctcagggtcctgggatccagccccggagcctgcttctccctctgccccgcccctccccccactcgtgtgcggGCGCGCGCGTTCTCCCTccctggtaaataaataaaatcttaaaaaaagtaacagtGGTACTGCTGATAGCAATTCTTTTTCTAGCAGACCTAGTTTCTCTGGAACAACTGTTTTGCTAGTCGTGCGCCAAAAATCAGCACCATCTTATAATCAACACCTAATATCTGCGAGAAAGTGTTGCATCATAGTCTTCGCAGAAAGAAGGACCAGTCCCGTGCAGTTTGAGAACTGACTCCAAAGGCTGCTTTCATGCTCCTTTGCACCTGTGTTAATATCAGAGCACCGCGAGTGGCActctatttttcttctgattgcaGACAGGGTAATTATAAGCTGCAGCAGACAGAAAAGGGGGCAGGAGTGGGAATCAAAAGATAGTAGTTGTAAAGCTAAGTCCTAATAGCAAACCTGCATCCAGGAAGGCTGAGAGAAGGATGGAATTCAGGAGTGAAAATTAATGCTCTCCTATCAATATACTCTTACCTTCACTAAGATGCTGTGAAAAGAGTCAGGCGGTGGCATTCATATCAAGAGAAAATTAGAAGAGCTGGGGTGAAAATGTGGGACTTGACTACTGCCAGTGTGTTTCTCCAGTGATTAAATCACCGAAACTGGTATCCAAAGGAGTATGAAGTAAAATTCAGGGAAAACATGGATCCGACGAGCGTACCTCTGCAGAGTGGAGCGATTGGAGTCCCCGGGTCCCGCGCTCGTTATGAACTGCATGGGGCTTGGCGACTGTTCCCCCGGGCTCCCCTTTCCGTTGGTCCTGGCACCGATCTCCCCATCGGGCTCTGAAGTCGTCGAAGAGCCACTGTCTAAGATTTGCAGAGGGATAAATAAGTAAAGTTGACCTCCGAGTTTATTCTCGGCAGTCCCATTGAAATTAGGTCAAGACGAGGAAATCCTATCACAATTATTAAACTGTCCTGGAAGTTCTACCACGTAGGACCCCAGGAGTCCCCGAGACCCTGTCAGGGGGACCCGCAAGGTCTCTTCTACTGTGTTGATATTTGCACGAATGGTGCCAAAGCAATGGGGGCTAAAACTGTGAGCGCCTGAGCAACAATTGGGGCAGAGGCCCCGAGTTTTATTAGTGAGCGTCGTATTTTTCACCAACATGAACGTGCTCGGTTAATAAATACGGCAGTCACGTTTTAAAAAGTCCCCAGTGGAGCCATAATCATAATTCTATTAAATCTCATCTTTAAGTACACATCTTTGGAATATTCTGTGTGATGATATAGGGAGTCCGCATATAGCAAGTCGGCTCCACACCAACATACCATGGTTGTCTCAAGGGAAAGTATTAGTGTGATTAGGGCTGCTTTTGCCCTGAACACCATTTTTACTTGGAAGGAAAACTGACAGAGAAATTATAGTTACTTAGACTTGTGAATgtggcagacattttctcaaaaatgatcTAAGCGAACtgtcatttcaaggaaaacaactgatgGTATCTGTTGTAAAGATTCAATTTTGAccaaaaatcagaattttagaaaCCGTGTTCTCCATCAGGAGCCTGACTGCCTCCTTGTACTTAATGACTTTTCCGATAAGATAGATGGTGAGATTAataactatgatttttttttgatattgtGTAATGAATGAAATTTGTCAATGTTTGGAAGATCTTCATAACTCTGTGAATCGATCTTTTCCAAATGACCGATGAATGATGTTATAAAATCATGCATGGGTAAGAAGATTAATTCAAAGTGCAAGACAGACCAGTGGGTTTAATGGAACAGAGTACTAAACATGCAttgatatggtttcagattccacattacAACTAACCTTTAACTAACCTTTAAGAAGCTACCAGTCGTCAAGTTTTGGTATGGTGTCAAAGATATGTATCCGCAATTATCTGAAGGGGTTATTAAAAGAGTCTCCCTTTTTCAACTACAGGTCCGTGTGAGGCTAGATTTCCTTCATGTACTTCAACCCAAAGAGCATAttgcaacagattgaatgcagaagccaTGACAATCAGCTGTCTACTATTGAATCAGACaccaagacttaaaaaaaaaaaaaaaaaagtaaaacaatgccATGCTCAgtaaactttttgttttggaaatacagctattttgcataaaaatgttatttatgtttgcAATGGGTTCAGTATCActgtttgtaaaatgaaatgctaaataaatatttttaagttctcagttaaaatttttaatatcctAAATATTAATAGGTATAATGCACATAAACCAAAATTCTTTGAGGTCCTCAGTTTTAAGAGTGCGGAGGAGGACTGTACCAAAAAGTCTGGGAATTTGCTATTCTGACTAGTACaatgagagaagaaatagaaataagaagCCTAGTTATTAAAGAGGAcactaatatttattttgcatatgacATATATATACCTAGAAACTTCAGAAGAATCCTATGAGAATAAGGGAAATAAGTATGTGGttagcttaaaaaaagaaatactaacaaACTACTTTTCTTATATGCCAATTAGAAAGGAATATGACGGGCATCTCATTTACAGTAACAACTGCAAATGTAAGATACGCTCTCCTCGAAAATAAGCCTATTAAGACATGTAAAGGGCCCACAAAAACTTACATCCTTTCTAGGTCTcctaaaaattttacttaagagACATTAAAAACAACCCGAATGAAGACAGTGATGTACTTTCACATTCCTGACTGGGTGACTAAAAGTGAAATGATGTTAATCCTTTCCAAACTTGATTTTTAGCCCTAAACCAATCCCAATGGGATTTTTGGAAagcttaaaaggattttaaagatgagaatgaaaaaaatttatatatatataatattgtatatgtatataaatattgtatatttatatacacacacacagacacacatacatacatatgggTAATTTAGAGAATATGCCTTAGCGAATAGTAACATATATTGCAAAGATAAATGATCAAAACAGTGCTGAACCACAAACCAGAACAATGGAATATAAGAACACAGAAACAAATcccagaatatatataaaaagctaATATAAATGTTAAAGGTAACCT
This region includes:
- the CEP41 gene encoding centrosomal protein of 41 kDa isoform X2 — translated: MTKYIEKLEEIKKNYRYKKDELFKRLKVTTFAQLVIQVASLSDQTLEVTAEEIQRLEDSGSSTTSEPDGEIGARTNGKGSPGEQSPSPMQFITSAGPGDSNRSTLQSVISGVGELDLDKGLVKKAESNTKDKPYPDCPFLLLDVRDRDSYQQCHIIGAYSYPIATLSRTMNPYSNDILEYKNAHGKVIILYDDDERLASQAATTMCERGFENLFMLSGGLKVLAQKFPEGLITGSLPASCQQALPPGSARKRSSPKVPPPPAENKWRFTPEDLKKIEYYLEEDQGPADNPSRLSQANAAGRDSKVPGARGSQNLPAGGPAGPPNPRSLSSSHLQGKPWK
- the CEP41 gene encoding centrosomal protein of 41 kDa isoform X1, which encodes MSVRRHIGNPEYLTKRIPQNPRYQHIKSRLDTGNSMTKYIEKLEEIKKNYRYKKDELFKRLKVTTFAQLVIQVASLSDQTLEVTAEEIQRLEDSGSSTTSEPDGEIGARTNGKGSPGEQSPSPMQFITSAGPGDSNRSTLQSVISGVGELDLDKGLVKKAESNTKDKPYPDCPFLLLDVRDRDSYQQCHIIGAYSYPIATLSRTMNPYSNDILEYKNAHGKVIILYDDDERLASQAATTMCERGFENLFMLSGGLKVLAQKFPEGLITGSLPASCQQALPPGSARKRSSPKVPPPPAENKWRFTPEDLKKIEYYLEEDQGPADNPSRLSQANAAGRDSKVPGARGSQNLPAGGPAGPPNPRSLSSSHLQGKPWK